TCCTGCTCGGCGGTCGCGACGGCGACGGGGCCGAGGTCTGGACCGTGGTGCGCCGTGACGAGGTGGACGTCCGCGAGCGGGACAGCCTCGACCTGACGCGCCCCGTCTGCGAGGTCTCCGTCGACCTCACGGTCGGGCAGGATCGGCTGCTCACCGGGCTCGGCCCGGACGCCGTGCGCGGGGCCGCCGTCGCCGTGCTGGCCGCCGAGGCCGCCGGCGTCGCCGCCTGGTGCCAGGAGACCGCGACCGAGCACGCCAAGGTGCGTCGCCAGTTCGGCCGCCCCATCGGCCAGTTCCAGGCGGTCAAGCACGGGTGCGCCGACCTGCTCGTGCTCGTCGAGCAGGTGCGCGCGGCCGCGTGGGACGCCGCCCGGGCCCTGGCGACCAGCGACGACCCGGATCAGCGTGCCCTGGCCACGGCTGTCGCGGGCGCGACCGCGTTCGACGCCGCCGTGTCGTGCGCGCTCGAGTGCATCCAGATCCTCGGGGGGATCGGCTTCACCTGGGAGCACGACGCGCACCTGTACCTGCGCCGCGCGACCGCGGTCCGTCAGCTCCTGGGCGGGACGTCCGTGTGGCGCGACCGGGTGTGCGGGCTGGCACTGGCCGGCGCGCGCCGCGAGCTCAGCGTCGAGCTGGGCGATCTCGCGGACGTCGACGGGCTCCGCGAGGAGGTACGGGCGTTCCTCGACGACCTGCCCGAGGACCCGACGGACCGCCGCGCCGCCCTCGCGGACTCCGGCTACCACCGGCCGCACTGGCCGGAGCCCTGGGGTCGCGACGCCGGTCCCGTCGAGCAGCTCGTCATCGAGGAGCAGTTCACGACCGCCGGTGTCGAACGCCCCGACCTCGTGATCGGCGACTGGATCCTCCCGACGATCATCGCGCACGGCTCGGACGAGCAGCGGGAGAGGTTCATCCGCCCCACCCTGCGCGGCGAGATCACGTGGTGCCAGATGTTCTCCGAGCCGGAGGCCGGCTCCGACCTGGCCGCGCTCAGCACCCGGGCTGAACGCACGGACGGCGGTTGGGTGCTGACCGGGCAGAAGGTGTGGACCTCGCTCGCGCGGTCGGCGGACCACGCGCTGTGCCTGGCGCGGACCGACCCGGACGTCCCCAAGCACGAGGGGATCACCGCGTTCCTCGTCGACATGGACGCCGACGGGCTCGACGTGCGACCGCTCAGGGAGCTCACCGGCAACGACATGTTCAACGAGATCTTCCTCGACGGCGTCCTCGTGCCCGACGAGGACGTCCTCGGGCCCGTGAACGAGGGCTGGGAGGTGGGACGCACGACGCTGGCGAACGAGCGCGTCGCGATGAGCTCCGGCTCGTCGATGGGCTCCGGGGTCGAGCGGACCATCGGGCTGATCGCCGAGCACGGGGACCCGGAGGATCCGGTGCTGCGCGACCGGCTGGGGGCGCTGATCTGCGGGGGACAGGTGCTGTCGCTGCTCGGGTTCCGGACCACCCTCCGGCAGGTGTCGGGGGTGGAGCCCGGCGCCAGCGCGAGCGTGCGCAAGCTCGTGGGTGGCC
This Actinomycetota bacterium DNA region includes the following protein-coding sequences:
- a CDS encoding acyl-CoA dehydrogenase family protein, translating into PRLADGSAAATLSLTPDDLTVARDDTGVRFTGVVPAMLAAGDADLILLGGRDGDGAEVWTVVRRDEVDVRERDSLDLTRPVCEVSVDLTVGQDRLLTGLGPDAVRGAAVAVLAAEAAGVAAWCQETATEHAKVRRQFGRPIGQFQAVKHGCADLLVLVEQVRAAAWDAARALATSDDPDQRALATAVAGATAFDAAVSCALECIQILGGIGFTWEHDAHLYLRRATAVRQLLGGTSVWRDRVCGLALAGARRELSVELGDLADVDGLREEVRAFLDDLPEDPTDRRAALADSGYHRPHWPEPWGRDAGPVEQLVIEEQFTTAGVERPDLVIGDWILPTIIAHGSDEQRERFIRPTLRGEITWCQMFSEPEAGSDLAALSTRAERTDGGWVLTGQKVWTSLARSADHALCLARTDPDVPKHEGITAFLVDMDADGLDVRPLRELTGNDMFNEIFLDGVLVPDEDVLGPVNEGWEVGRTTLANERVAMSSGSSMGSGVERTIGLIAEHGDPEDPVLRDRLGALICGGQVLSLLGFRTTLRQVSGVEPGASASVRKLVGGLHAQDCAELAVDALGPLGATAEGPAAKATYAFLQTQCLTIAGGTTAVQKNVIAERILGLPRDDAAPDGDG